The genomic interval ATGGAGGGTAATACTTTTTCATGCACGAAAAGGtagaaaatgataaattttggGTTCTAGCTGTCTATTGTCGGTTTGAAAGATAATGTATCGTTATATTCCTTCAGTTTAACAATAATAAGCTGGTCCGCAATTTTACTTACTTATATAATTATGTGCACTTTATTgcgtaataataattatttttatttacttttttttagggGGTTGCCCAAGTTTTTCACTGAGTATATACCCTTGCGCTATTGTGCGGATCTGTAATGAGAAAAGAGGGTGTGGTCGATCTTTGGTGATCAAAGTACTTTCTGCATGTGCCCCATATTATAATGAAATCTCGTATTCTCCTCGAGGACTGGTttattaaaggagaagtccaccccaacaaaaagctgatttgaataaaatgacaagaatccaacaaacataacactgaaaatttcatcaaaatcggatgtaaaataagaaagatatgacattttaaagtttcgcttaatttcacaaaacagttatatgcacatcctggtgtgtatgcaaatgaggagtcgatgacgtcatccactcactatttgttttgtattttattatatgaaatacggaatattcaatttttctcctcattgtcaagtaaaacaacgattaattcctctctcaacatgtggaatgagcattgtttaatatatgattcagtcaagttggtccttattgtcatatctataaaaaaaattaatattgtattattcaaacaataaaaaacaaaagaaatagtgagtgagggacatcatcgattttctcatttgagttgtgcatatcactgttttgtgaaaaataagcaaaactttaaagtgtcataactttcttattttacatccgattttgatgaaattttcagcgttttgttagtttgatttttctctatgtattcaaatcaacatttttctggggtggacttgacctttaaagacacAACTCATTAACTAAAATGAACACACTCTCTCTCCGGAAAGTACCACTCATAAACGTAGAGTCCTCATCGGGGAAACATTTCACTGATAAGTGATAATTTTGTATTATAAAGAAGAGTCTAAATATAGgcatatcaaaatcatattttcattattaaggTCAAGTGCCGTATACAAACAGCCCAGCTAAAAACATGTAAAACGCGACTTACCTTGGCCTTGGACGAACGTAGAACCGTGATCATATAACAACTGGGGAACAGCAGATACTGCAGCAATGAACTTAAGGCGATCTAGAgcagaaatatcataacttttcaaaatttaaagcctcttataatcatgattatcacgaTCCGTCTCTATCGAAGTTCCCTATAGTGAGCTTGATGCACTGGGCATCAAAGTCTTTTACTGGACGTCCTAGCCTATAGACCAGGGGTTCTCAAtaggtggcgcgcgcgccacttgtggcgcaccgagccttgcggagtggcgcttgggagccggtataaaaaataaaggaaaaataagggaGAAAAATTTATCTACCAGTAACCTGGCAATAAGGTTTTggtgatcattttaatacaaagagaaaacaaaaactctttacttgacacttaattgctaattgatttcctcaaattttgtccaatttagcactcgataacccctattattgaggatcgatggtgttctcctttttatttattctacgCTGTACAAAGTTTTTGTGCCGCACAAGTGATTTGAAAACCCCGTTTGTAGGATTTCTATTTCAACGgcgagaaattttgcatttccagagtatacgttttggttaagagttaaacatcaaatgatatgatattcaaagaacatcctgatcataaaagattatgaatttgGGACATAACAAGCAGAAACTTTGTTTCCGAAGCCGATTAAAATCCCGGGATTAAAATCCGATgttgtaaaagtgaaataaatgtatGCTCAGATGCATTGTCTGCCGTGATTGCCTGCATGCACTCTTGCTTAACATGAACTGAATGAATGATACTGCACGTGAgttatagagagagaggggcagtTTGGGCGTTAGTGCAGTGCAACGCCTAATTTTCAGCCCTTGCAAAATCGGGGAACGTAGCTTCaaccactggcgtacagatgggggtggcGATTGGGGGGCCCAAGTGTTTCATGGCcaaggaaaaaaaggagaaagggaaagaaaaggaaagggaaagagtggaatattgtattattttcttaatattatgtcaaaatatagatatttgtattgcaaagttcaatatttttgcttcagctgccatatctaaccccctcattttttttactcattacgccacttgctTCAGCCAATATATCTGGGGCAGAACAGTCTGAACTAGTGGTATCAttggtatgttgtgaaaaagtcactggtcatttttcttttaatattgatattgtgtagtttgttggcatttgtatttcttctgttgatattaattagagcccctctgggcaatttaaggcctcatattccaaaacgtctgggggctctgccccctcgACCCCCACCAGGGGCTGATACATTGCTGGTTTGCGCAATGGACAGTGGAGCATTACAgattctcaacatgaaatgtggcgcttcaaaaaaagtaattgagaatggctgcTATAGACCAAACAATAAACCTTTTCACGCATGCAAAACTATGTCTCTTattattttctccccattgaTCCCCGTCTGCAAACTAAACCACAGGTCATACAATGAATGTGATATTGTCCTCGGTCAATATGAAATTACTATTGTAAAATTATGGTTCTATGACTAAAAAGCCCGGGGGCGGGGGCACTTGATTCAATTGACGattggataccaggcacgaccatggggtttcgaaaagcgcCCTAAGTcgacttttttttccaatttttctTTCACGGTTGAAGATATAACAATTTTACATTGTATTCTGTCCTTACAGAATGCAGTTGATATTTGCTCTCCAATTGGAAGTTGTCCACAAATCTTTGCTTTAATTCATACATGAGATGCATAATACAGTTGTGCAATTTTCGGAGAGCCCAGAGAAATAAATTCACCCGACTTCACAATTGAATATCTATAActtgaacattttaaaaatgcacttttttctggtggggttcactaacttttgagccaTGTTATCATGATAGTTGTCATAAtgggcaaagttacaatagttgtatCTCTTAGTGAAACGGGTCCCTAGAGGCGCACACAATGCTCACCCTGACCAGCGGGACGTTTTACACTAAAAAACATGATTCAgttattgttcataattgtgatCAATGGTTATCCCTTTTGTCATATAAAAAATCTAATTGGCAGAGGTATGTGTGCTAAAGTTTATTTTTGAGATGTGACGACTCAGTACCGGTAGTAAAAGCTTTATTAATTCCAAGTTTTGGATTTAGTACTGGCCATGGCacttgctttcatttttttgaataatttgcTTGTTTAATTTCCCAGAAGATATACATTGTATAGAGTTAAGGTTTTGGTTCAGGGTCGCATACATTcttaattccgaagcttcgttattccgaatgttcggatattccgaaggttcgttagtccgaaaacgaaatgaggttcgttaatcatttcgttttcggactaacgaaccttcggaacaacgaaccttatttcgttttcggatgatcgaaccttcggaataacgcccacaaatgttcggattaacgaacacttttacgttttcggactaacgaacatcgaggtataggcaatttacgtgtttcggaattacgaaccttcggaattacgaagtgtaaccgttcAGGGTTATAGTTTGTTTTGTGCAGATTTTCTGTAAGAACAGCTCTTGCCAGTGCAAATTTAATTAATTATCACCAACACCTGTACAACTATTAATCCACCTGGGGAACTGCCCATACCCCGCTTCGAAGAAACATGGTCTGATCCGTGCAcccatcccctctctctgtctccctcTCTAACACACACTCCCTTCTTTTATCTTCTATCTCCACCATCCCTTGCTCTCCATAAAACTGCCATACGGCTAATTTTAGATACTGCTTATACCCACCGGTGGATTTATTCTCAATACTATATCAATCCATTGCAGAAATCCCAATAAGATCTAAAATTTACATactataaatcaataaaaaatatgtatcaattaTATACCTGGTATATACGAGCTAGGCCAAAAAAAAGATGATcaattaatgaaatatcaacCCGTTTTGCCTTTCTTAAACATGTTCACCAGAACTGTCGGAAGAACATAATCCAAGCAGAGAAGGTGAGAGCATTGATGACCCATAGAGGCAGTCGGAATTCCAAACATTCTATGTCAAACATTTTACTTTCTTATGTTACTTATCACTGCGTATAGgcaaatatcaataataataataataaatacataataatacaggatttatatagcgtcttttccattttgattaaatactAAAGGCGCGTAGAAGggagcaaaaacaaaaaagtaaagaGAATTACAAGTAAAGGCACATTACAAATGAGGAAAGGCTCGATTGCCCCAGGATTTTATAGATTGGAATATGACTTGATCTGGATGATCACAGATTAAGCTTCATTTATCCTATCAATATGCTTGCCTTTTATTATACCTTTCTTTAAGAAGAAAATTTAGTGGAAGTCAGTGAATTGCATGACATAATAGTGTTGTAACCAACTAAAAGAGTCACAGAAGTTCCGACCCACCTTAGAAATAAATCGAAATCACTATTTCCTTTCACGATGTATCGAAAATGTCTACGTTATTATTACACGATGATGGTGACGCTGACTGTGACGgtaattgtattttctttgaagTTAAATCGCTAACAATGAGTCGTTTGAAGAGTATTAGATTAATAACGAGTAGACTGGAGATTAACAGAGATGACGCGAACCTAAAGATGCCGGGGAGTTCCGGTTCGAATAGGACATTGACGAGGATGTAGACGATCATTACGAGACGGCCGGCGAAAGATACGACGTTGGTGAATGTGCTGATGGTTCGGATGGGATGGTCCTTATCGAAACCATGCATGATGAGGAGCATGCGGAGATGTAGAAAAATGCTAGAGCAATCGACGACCATCATGGCAAATATACAAAGATTATAGAATCGCCCGGTTTGATAGCAAAAGATAAAACATCCGAAAACCTGTCGAGGAATAGTTGAgatgaaaaacaattaaaaactcATTGGGTCATTATATCCTCCTCTAAATGGCTTTGGATGTTTGTAgtaaacatacaaaataatgtgcATTGCTTATCGTATATTTCTGCCTTTTTATGACAAAACTGCACACTCTGGCCCGTATTTTGGTCTCGGGTTTAAAGTTTTGtttgacataattatgataGCCAGCTGTGACTCAATTTTAGAACAGGTTCACTTTGTCAGCCCATTTGGCACTATAATTAAAGTGTTGTTCTTCCACTTTAAAGCAAATGGAAAAAACAGTAAAGATAAAGAAACAACATAAGCAGATTTGACCTTTCTCGTTTCCCATGACTGTAGAACAAAGTGAAACTGAACTTGAAAGTGCCTATATTATGCGATTCATAATCATGCCTACAAGACAACGTGGAGAGCTACATGacgtcaaaattaaaaaaagatcatAATGTTCTCCTTTCAAGGGTTTTAATCGTCTTTGttctaaaaaacaaacaaagttgAACATCTCTTTTAAATATGTTTCTCTCATAGACAGGGATGGAGATTGACTTACAGCTATGTGATGAATAACAAGACCAAGGACTTTCCATATCGATTCGTTCTGCAACAGATCTACTGTATCATAGATTGTGTAACCTGAAATTATatagaattatttaaaaaaaaagagaaaaataatgaaaaagtgaGTCAGTGTGTGAGGGAAGTAGCAGGGGGAAGGGGTAGGGAGAGGAGGTTTTGTTAGGCGGGGGATGTGTGCATAAGAGGGAGTGGGGGACCTGTTCCATGAAAgatttgtcattaaaaaaagtctggaaaacaaaattatgacattgacacTAAACACATTGAAAAACTCTGGCAAGaaaccctatttttttttccttttctggAAAAATCGTCAGGAGGGGCAATCATTTTCTGACAACTATTAAAGGGGCCCTCAAAGAttggaagaggaagaagaagaagaagaaaagaagaagaagaaaaaaaaaagaagattgaagaagaaggaaaaaaaagaagaagaagaggaagaagaagaagaagaagaaaaaggaggaggagaagaagaagaagaagaaggagatgCAGGAGGAGAAGAAACATACTaaggaagaagagaaaaaagaagctCAATAATTTTACAATTAAATGGCAATTCACCCTGATTACAAAGttgatttaaacaaaatagaagGATGAGAGAATTAGAAAATCCTAGCAGACCTCAGATTATTGAATACTTCGATACATTCATCATCTTTGATGTAATTGCTGCGAaactatacactctaaaaaataatgGGTAAAATGCTCTATGAGGGTAATTatatgtccaaccaacattgggcatttctatatccagtgtgatgaaaattctaaagtaattgctgcttattttttaaccttactggacaatatgcttctcgcattgggtaaaatactgccccatattggttggacacataattaacctcgtgctggttaaaattttacccaatattttttacagtgtagctgCTGCCAGCAATGTGTAAAATTTAGAgcgaaaaaacaaacaataaaaacacataATGAAAACGGTACAATCTGTTATGCGTTAAGCATTAAGGTATATAGCAATAGGCAAATTTAAATTTTACACTCAGAAGTTATAATCTATGTTCGGAAGGTATGACGTGAAAGAGGACGAGTGGATAAGAgttaacaaaatacattttgcCACTTACCTACTGATAAGGCGCCAAATATTTCTATATCTGCGAAATAAGAGTTGTCATTCTCCTCACTCATGAGTGATAACGTTAAACTTTATTGAAAAAGAAGAATTAAAGAGTGAAATATTATGACGTTTATAGATTTGTCGATTTCATGGTCttcaatattgtatgatttaaatttgattaaacaacaaataaaaaaatagtgttGTGAAAGATGATGTGGATACATAATTTTACTGCGACGATTTATATTCTATGATGGTAACTGATTACTCTCACGAGCTCTATAAATCCATGCATTTTcagtttattttatgtattttatttcatttccaacaaCGAAAATGCATCATTATTCTAGTGTTGTAGGTCATGGGGTAAACAATGCTACAATAATCTGGTAAAACAACATACTTATCAACGATGCAGTCACATTTTCTCTAAGGCGGCTGTatagcgagtcgaaaacagctgttttattcatttttatacaaaccaCTTATAtgaagctggtacaaaaaatgttaaaacggctgtttttcgactcgccgtacggctgccgtaggggaaatgtgactgcgctaATAACTAGCAATAAAGATACAGTATTGTTAATGTTTATGCAAATATTATGCCCTATCGgagggaaataataataataataaaaaaaatacagtattaTTTTTGCAGCACCAAATGTGACTCAGAATGGCCTCGGAGTCAATTGCGTTCCGAGTCAAAGTGAGTCATTCCAACTCGGAAAACAGGTGACACCCCATGGTTCCATTTCGAGTCAAATTTGACCACCGCAGACGAAGTGAATATAAGAAGATTAGCCCATATTCTGTCCTAAGCCCACACAACACAAATGTTAGCAATTGATCGTTTCGGCCTACACTTgctttttatgattgattgtacattaattttgttgTCAATATAATCAATCGTAAAGATATTCTCCTTCGTTGATTGCTAAGTGCTAACCATCGTGTTACCATgattacgggccccaggtgatAAGTTTAATTACCAATATAGCGATCCTAGACCGACGATAACTGAATGAACCAACGATCCTACTTCATTTCTCCATTTATGCCGCTTCGATACGACCACGTGACGCATTGGTGGGGGCGACAACCTGAGCAGGGCGTTTAGAAGGAAAAATCCCAGCGCCGAACTTGTGGAAATTGCTAAAACCGTAGCAGACGACAGCATGATGATGTCACGATATTTAGCACTTCGTCGTGAAAGAATGATGACGTCGTAATAGAGACTCACTCAGGATGACGTCAAAGGCTCATCTCCCAATATCTTGAGAAACACAATGTTTAAATAAattagtcaaatatgactggaGGAAAGGTTCAAGGTACAACTATTATTTGGGTCATTCTACATGTAGTCACAATGACCAAGTATATGATTCATGGTAAGAACACATTCAGAAATATTTTGCCCACAGCTCGCGCTTTTTTTAATGCAAGACTATGAAAATCAAATGGTTCATATTTGTAGTGTGGGCATAAAAGTACGTGGATTAATTATGAGAGAGACGATCATTAACGCATCGaatttttgaatatattttgatttcttatttcataataaaggaGCTCTCATTTCAATATACTGAGTCATATTGCTATTGCCAGGATGTTTTGATAGGGGGCGGGGGCAAAGTTCATGTAGATATATTATCATACGACATCACTGCTTTAATACCTCTCAGATCTTTACTTTTCTTTCCCATTCTCCCCTTCAGTTTTTTCTTCCCCGTCTTTTTTCTCACTACCTTATCGTATGGGGCGCCGCCTTTGTTGAAAGGATTTTCCACATTGCTTACTCATGAGAAGTTCAAGTAGAAAGGCTTCCAGCATATTTACTGTGATCAAAGTACTTTCTGCATGTCACGTGCCCCGGAATCTCGTATCCTCCTTGAGGAATGGTCTACAAAGGCCCTACTCATTATAGTTTTAAAAtgaactctctctctctctctctggaaGTACCACTCATAAATGTAGAATCCCGGAGCACATCGGAGAAACATTTCACTCATAAGTGATAATTTCGTATTATAAAGGAGAGTCTAGGCCTATCATAGTTTCATTAATAAGGTCAAGTGCCGAATACAAACAGCCCAGCTACATGTAGAACGCGACTTACCCGACTTACCTTGGCTTTGGACGAACGTATAGAACCGTGATCATATAACAACTGGGGAACAGCAGATACTGCAGCAATGAACTTGAGGCGATCTCGAgcagaaatatcataacttttcaaaatttaaagcctcttataatcatgattatcacgaTCCATCTCTGTCCAAGTTCCCTAGTGTGCTGTATATGCCCTGGGCATCCTGAAAGTCTTTTACTGCACATCCTAGCCCCGTCTTAGCTCACTCGACCAATCAATAAACCTTTTCATGCATGCAAAACTatgtctctttttattttctccccGATCTCTGCAAAATAAACCACAGGTCATACAATGAATGTCGATACTCTTTTATTGTCCTCGGTCAATATGAAAGtacttttgtaaaattatagtTCCATGACTAAACGCTTTCATttaagcccgggggggggggcacttccattgacgagtggataccatgcatgaccatggggtttcgaaaagcatgACGAtgggataccatgcgcgaccaacaAAAAAAACCACGTAAataggatgtctttttcaagatagggcacgttacgtacgtaacgtaataagggtatcaaaaacactaaaataatgaaaaaagggtatccaTTTTCGacctgtttagggtcaaatttgcgagggtataaaaaactaagactaaaatgttttataacggatgtactttttgccccaagagtcaacactatacgtgtttagagtacaatttgcgcgaggtgtggggaggtggggctgtactaatgacaggtaaaggtaaaaccgacgacgtCGCGACGCGTCGCGACGTCGTCCGTGCATggcataacaattaaaatatcgctgtacttgttaagGGGATCAAttcgggaatacttgccaagagtatcgttttgtatgcatggtagggtttcacacgctggaaaatacgtgtttagggtgcttttcgagaccccatggtcgcgcatggtatcccctcgtcaatggaagtggcccccgggaCCCTAAGtcgactctttttttttctttcatgagaatGGTCGCCTTTACCAGCACCCCCTCATCGACTTTGATTGTATATACGTTATTATGGGTTATTATATATGCTTCTCTCTTTTCATGTTATTTCAACTATTGAGTCTGTACCTTTGCTCTGTAAGACTAACTTATCCAGGGCTTTTCAAACGAGCACAACGTCAATCCATTATCGATCATGTAGTTTTCATCCCTTTACATGCATGCCATAAATCTGAAAAAGAGTGAAAGAGTGATACGTGTAGAGTGAATTGGTACTTGGTGCAGTTTTCGGCTGCACAGATATTTATGCTGAAGATTATGTAGTAGCATGCTGACTTGCAGAGGCGGGAAGAGGGGAAAGTATACGACCAGGGAAGTACACGAAACGGAGAAGTAAGTTGTAATTGTAGTACCTCTCATTCAAtatagagctgcatgaggtggATCTCCCTTGTTCCTTTTAATCGCCCCTCCCCACCGATTTGTAAGTGAAGGTTTCCCATAATAGACCTCCCGTTCTTTCACGTTTCAATGTTATTGTTGGCTTATATACCCGTGTTTAATTCGTATTTCGCATATCTACTAATTTTTTCCGTCGCTTAATATCGCAGACATAATAGACATAATAGCCTGGCTTCAGACGTGAAATCCTATAGTCCGCGGAGTAAAATTCTGTTATGCCAAAGGGCCAAATTCTAAAGATCTTATATGCACGACCCAGACGTAGGCTGTTTTGGTCAGAGGAACTCCAGTCGGAGCATACGTGGCAGTGCCCGTCTTGACAGAGTATTACTCCGACCTTCCTCCGACCAACTTTCTCATATATacgggccccgttgcataaaagttccattatggtaacttaactttgccatccaatggtaacttgcaagGATTGGAATCCCTAATTGTTTACGATTGACTGTTTATCATGCAGCGTTTATGGGTATACCACTGGATGGCACAGTTACCATAAGAGTAACTTTCATGCAACGGGGTCCTGGTTTCATTATTTTAGCCTATATGAGCATGTGGTCaacacaagggggggggggggcggtactcaaattattttttgatgggggCCGTGTGCCTTCCCGGGGTGGTCCATATCGCGCAACGCAACGTCACTGCGTTATGCTTGAACTAGGACCTCCCACTCCATGCTTGAACCTACCATGCCTTCTGATTCAAAGCACAAGTGACCTATGGGTTAATAATAGTCTAACACTACAGACCCATGAACtatactgtaggcctactaaATCATATACCGTgcgcgtatcaaaaaaaagtttacacttagaaataaTCCTATAagatatttttgatatatttgtaatatcctgaagctttTTTCCACATTCATACAATGGTACAGATCTCTTACTTTAAGCGAATGACGATATACCGGTAtcctgtcaatttttttcgcttgagtaatgatttgcgcagaacttgaAAATATATGCCTAGAtctatatggaaaaaaaaagtaaacgcTTATCATgaagagtaggcctacatggacTTTGGCTAAGaagattgatttgaaaatatcttttacctttttaacttctTTCCTTGCCTCAGCTCAAAACACTGTGCCCCCTCTCCCGACGGCACACCGAGCCATCATGatgatatttgatttgtaatatACGGAACAGTGattcacatgaaatggcttaggcatGATTTTTCCTTGTGTTAATCAGTCatgcttgggaaaagtgtggagaaaagGTATTCAATGAAGTATGAAATGTACACACACTTTGAATGATAACAAATTTGTCACGGTGAAAAAATGCTAAAGATGTCTGAAATAAACTT from Lytechinus pictus isolate F3 Inbred chromosome 2, Lp3.0, whole genome shotgun sequence carries:
- the LOC129282995 gene encoding TLC domain-containing protein fld-1-like isoform X1 is translated as MLSSATVLAISTSSALGFFLLNALLRLSPPPMRHVVVSKRHKWRNEVGSLVHSVIVGLGSLYCLTLSLMSEENDNSYFADIEIFGALSVGYTIYDTVDLLQNESIWKVLGLVIHHIAVFGCFIFCYQTGRFYNLCIFAMMVVDCSSIFLHLRMLLIMHGFDKDHPIRTISTFTNVVSFAGRLVMIVYILVNVLFEPELPGIFRFASSLLISSLLVINLILFKRLIVSDLTSKKIQLPSQSASPSSCNNNVDIFDTS
- the LOC129282995 gene encoding TLC domain-containing protein 2-like isoform X3 produces the protein MLSSATVLAISTSSALGFFLLNALLRLSPPPMRHVVVSKRHKWRNEVGSLVHSVIVGLGSLYCLTLSLMSEENDNSYFADIEIFGALSVGYTIYDTVDLLQNESIWKVLGLVIHHIAILGDEPLTSS